A genomic segment from Neisseria perflava encodes:
- the ubiB gene encoding ubiquinone biosynthesis regulatory protein kinase UbiB codes for MNRLKRIKTILCTLYRYRLAELIASLVRPGWARTFLNMLPQSSKFKHETPAVRLRLALESLGPIFIKFGQVLSTRPDLIPHDYAVELARLQDKVPPFDAQLSRSQIEKSLGQSIDTLYAEFETEPVASASIAQVHKARLHSGEQVAVKVLRPNLLPVIEQDLSLMRFGAGWVERLFSDGKRLKPREVVAEFDKYLHDELDLMREAANASQLGRNFQNSNMLIVPKVFYDYCTSDVLTIEWMDGTPVSDIAKLKADGIDLHKLADYGVEIFFTQVFRDGFFHADMHPGNILVAADNRYIALDFGIVGTLTDYDKRYLAINFLAFFNRDYHRVATAHIESGWVPADTRAEELEAAVRAVCEPVFNKPISQISFGLVLMRLFEVSRRFNVEIQPQLVLLQKTLLNIEGLGRQLDPDLDLWKTAKPFLVRWMNEQVGPKALWRNLKNEALDWAQIIPSLPRKISALVDENRQQEMRDAYVHLVKVQQRQSLWLGVIAVVLLLILLFK; via the coding sequence ATGAACCGCCTCAAACGCATTAAAACCATCCTCTGCACGCTCTACCGCTACCGCCTTGCCGAGCTGATTGCCTCGCTGGTCCGTCCGGGTTGGGCGCGGACTTTCCTCAATATGCTGCCGCAGTCGTCCAAGTTCAAACACGAGACGCCTGCCGTGCGCCTGCGTTTGGCGTTGGAAAGCCTGGGGCCGATTTTCATCAAATTCGGACAGGTATTGTCCACGCGCCCCGATTTGATTCCGCATGATTACGCGGTCGAACTGGCAAGGCTGCAAGACAAAGTGCCGCCGTTTGACGCACAGCTTTCGCGCTCGCAAATCGAAAAATCTTTGGGCCAATCCATCGACACTTTATACGCGGAATTTGAAACCGAGCCTGTCGCCAGCGCGTCCATCGCCCAGGTACACAAAGCCCGCCTGCATTCGGGCGAACAGGTCGCCGTGAAAGTCTTGCGCCCCAACCTTTTGCCCGTTATCGAACAGGATTTGTCGCTGATGCGCTTTGGCGCAGGCTGGGTGGAACGTTTGTTTTCAGACGGCAAGCGTTTGAAGCCGCGCGAAGTGGTGGCCGAATTTGACAAATACCTGCACGACGAGTTGGATTTGATGCGCGAAGCTGCCAATGCCAGCCAACTCGGGCGCAATTTCCAAAACAGCAATATGCTGATTGTGCCGAAGGTGTTTTACGATTACTGCACCAGCGACGTACTGACCATCGAATGGATGGACGGCACGCCGGTATCCGATATCGCCAAACTCAAAGCCGACGGCATTGATTTGCACAAACTTGCCGATTACGGCGTGGAAATCTTCTTTACCCAAGTCTTCCGCGACGGCTTTTTCCATGCGGATATGCACCCCGGCAATATTCTGGTCGCCGCCGACAACCGCTACATCGCCCTCGATTTCGGCATCGTCGGCACGCTGACCGATTACGACAAACGCTATCTCGCCATCAACTTCCTCGCCTTCTTCAACCGCGATTACCACCGCGTCGCCACCGCCCACATCGAATCAGGTTGGGTGCCTGCCGACACGCGCGCGGAAGAATTGGAAGCCGCTGTCCGCGCCGTGTGCGAACCTGTGTTCAACAAACCGATTTCACAGATTTCCTTCGGCTTGGTACTGATGCGCCTGTTTGAAGTCAGCCGCCGCTTCAATGTCGAAATCCAACCGCAGCTGGTATTGCTGCAAAAAACGCTGCTCAACATCGAAGGCTTGGGCCGCCAGCTTGATCCCGATTTGGACTTGTGGAAAACCGCCAAACCGTTTTTGGTGCGCTGGATGAACGAACAGGTCGGCCCCAAAGCCCTTTGGCGCAACCTCAAAAACGAAGCCCTCGACTGGGCGCAAATCATCCCTTCCCTGCCGCGTAAAATCAGTGCGCTGGTTGATGAAAACCGCCAACAGGAAATGCGTGATGCCTATGTACATCTGGTCAAAGTACAGCAACGCCAAAGCCTGTGGCTGGGTGTGATTGCGGTCGTTTTGCTGCTGATTTTGCTGTTTAAGTAA
- a CDS encoding chloride channel protein, translated as MKFPQTWAARLAHKIRQTKRLSKKSMAFLFLLAGSALVALTALLFARLADLALEWNALLVGKYPWFAWVALPLGLPLLAWFTRKFAPYTSGSGIPQVIASLSLPYGAQKTRLIRLGETFFKIPLTFLGMILGASIGREGPSVQVGAAVMNAWGAWCKKHGLAFRGMQENDLIAAGAAGGLAAAFNAPLAGVVFAIEELGRGVILRWERQILMGVLAAGFIQVAIQGNNPYFSGFQGHELPDMLMWAAVSGIVCGVAGGLFSSFLYRGAAAFAPVRWRSFIRRHLLVVAFAMGILLALLGTFYQGKTYGTGYHEAAAALKGAYEAPFGLAAAKWAATVFSYWAGIPGGIFTPSLTIGAMIGEHMASFAQLGDASNVAVLLCMAAFLAAATQSPLTAAVVVMEMTGGQNLLFWMLLTCIFASQVSRQFSPHPFYHAAGLRFRRHIEAESGNVQHEKKE; from the coding sequence ATGAAATTTCCACAGACTTGGGCGGCGCGCCTCGCCCACAAAATCCGCCAAACCAAACGCCTGTCGAAAAAGAGCATGGCCTTTCTATTTTTGCTGGCAGGCTCGGCGCTGGTTGCCCTGACGGCTTTGCTGTTTGCGCGTTTGGCGGATTTGGCTTTGGAATGGAATGCTTTGTTGGTGGGCAAATATCCGTGGTTTGCGTGGGTGGCCTTGCCGCTGGGCTTGCCGCTTTTGGCGTGGTTTACGCGCAAATTTGCGCCGTACACTTCCGGCAGCGGTATTCCGCAGGTCATCGCTTCTTTGTCTTTGCCGTATGGCGCGCAGAAAACCCGTTTGATTCGTCTGGGCGAAACCTTTTTTAAGATTCCGCTGACGTTTTTGGGCATGATTTTGGGGGCGTCGATCGGTAGGGAAGGGCCGTCTGTACAAGTGGGTGCGGCGGTCATGAACGCTTGGGGCGCGTGGTGTAAAAAGCACGGGCTGGCGTTTAGGGGCATGCAGGAAAACGATTTGATTGCCGCAGGCGCGGCCGGCGGTTTGGCGGCGGCGTTTAACGCGCCTTTGGCCGGCGTGGTGTTTGCCATCGAAGAATTGGGGCGCGGCGTGATTTTGCGTTGGGAACGCCAAATCCTGATGGGCGTTTTGGCGGCCGGTTTCATTCAAGTGGCAATACAGGGTAACAACCCGTATTTTTCAGGGTTTCAAGGGCATGAGCTGCCAGATATGCTGATGTGGGCCGCGGTGTCGGGCATCGTCTGCGGTGTGGCAGGCGGATTGTTCAGTAGCTTTTTGTATCGCGGCGCGGCGGCATTCGCACCGGTACGCTGGCGCAGTTTCATCCGTCGTCATTTGTTGGTGGTCGCCTTTGCAATGGGTATCTTGCTGGCGCTGCTCGGTACGTTTTATCAAGGCAAAACCTATGGTACGGGCTATCACGAAGCCGCAGCCGCACTTAAAGGCGCGTATGAAGCGCCGTTCGGTTTGGCCGCCGCAAAATGGGCGGCAACCGTGTTCAGCTACTGGGCAGGTATTCCCGGCGGTATCTTCACGCCGTCTTTAACCATTGGCGCGATGATAGGCGAACACATGGCCTCTTTCGCGCAACTGGGCGATGCGTCCAATGTCGCGGTTTTGCTTTGCATGGCCGCGTTCCTTGCCGCCGCGACCCAATCGCCGTTGACCGCCGCCGTGGTGGTAATGGAAATGACGGGCGGACAGAATTTACTGTTTTGGATGCTGCTGACTTGCATCTTCGCTTCGCAAGTCTCGCGCCAATTCTCGCCGCATCCGTTTTACCATGCCGCAGGTTTGCGCTTCAGACGGCATATCGAAGCCGAAAGCGGAAATGTTCAGCACGAGAAAAAAGAATAG
- the argJ gene encoding bifunctional glutamate N-acetyltransferase/amino-acid acetyltransferase ArgJ: protein MAVNLTEKRADELLEIDGIRLFTGRAGIKQQDRDDLTLMVLGGGHTVGAVFTQNRFCAAPVHIAKSHLFDQDGVCALVINTGNANAGTGAQGRLDAIKVCAAAAEQVGCQSNQIMPFSTGVILEPLPVDKIVAALPQVRPAFWSDAARAIMTTDTVPKAASRTGLVGEKHTVRATGIAKGSGMIHPNMATMLSFIATDAKVSQPILQLMTQEIADESFNTITVDGDTSTNDSFVIMATGRCGQSEIDNTADPRYAQLKALLGSLALELAQAIVRDGEGATKFITIEVQNAKTREEARKVAYAVAHSPLVKTAFFASDPNLGRLLAAVGYAGIEDLDVDALKMWLDDVLVAENGGRAGSYTEEAGQAVMNRPEITVRIDLQRGDTEAVVYTCDLSHEYVSINADYRS, encoded by the coding sequence ATGGCTGTAAATTTGACTGAAAAACGTGCAGACGAATTGTTGGAAATCGACGGCATCCGTCTGTTTACAGGTCGTGCCGGCATCAAGCAACAAGACCGCGACGATTTGACGCTGATGGTGTTGGGCGGCGGTCATACGGTGGGCGCGGTGTTTACGCAAAACCGTTTCTGCGCCGCGCCGGTGCATATTGCCAAGTCGCATCTGTTTGACCAAGACGGTGTGTGTGCCTTAGTCATCAATACGGGCAATGCCAATGCGGGTACCGGCGCACAAGGCCGTCTGGACGCGATTAAAGTGTGCGCGGCGGCGGCAGAACAGGTCGGCTGCCAATCCAATCAGATTATGCCGTTTTCGACCGGCGTGATTTTGGAGCCGCTGCCTGTGGATAAAATTGTGGCCGCTTTGCCGCAAGTACGCCCTGCATTCTGGTCGGACGCGGCGCGTGCCATCATGACGACGGATACTGTACCGAAAGCTGCTTCACGCACAGGCCTGGTCGGCGAAAAACACACAGTCCGCGCTACCGGTATCGCCAAAGGCTCGGGCATGATTCATCCGAACATGGCGACCATGTTGTCGTTTATCGCCACCGATGCCAAAGTGTCCCAGCCGATTTTACAGCTGATGACGCAAGAAATCGCAGACGAAAGTTTCAATACGATTACCGTGGACGGCGATACCAGCACCAACGACAGCTTCGTCATTATGGCGACAGGCCGTTGCGGTCAGAGCGAAATCGACAATACCGCCGATCCGCGCTATGCGCAGCTCAAAGCCTTGCTCGGTTCGCTGGCTTTGGAATTGGCGCAGGCGATTGTCCGTGATGGCGAGGGTGCGACCAAGTTCATCACGATTGAAGTGCAAAACGCGAAAACCCGCGAAGAAGCGCGCAAGGTGGCTTATGCCGTCGCCCATTCGCCTTTGGTAAAAACCGCGTTCTTTGCCTCCGACCCGAACTTGGGCCGTCTGTTGGCCGCCGTCGGCTATGCCGGTATTGAAGACTTGGATGTCGATGCTTTGAAAATGTGGCTGGATGATGTGTTGGTTGCCGAAAACGGCGGCCGCGCGGGAAGCTATACCGAAGAGGCAGGGCAAGCGGTGATGAACCGTCCGGAAATCACCGTCCGCATCGATTTGCAACGCGGCGATACGGAGGCGGTTGTCTATACCTGCGATTTGTCGCACGAGTATGTGTCGATTAACGCGGATTACCGTTCTTAA
- a CDS encoding LrgB family protein, translating to MNIDGLLRMPSVMLFLTLAVYALAVQIRARTGNVLCNPVLISTLVLMGYLKVFAIDYELYHSASHFIDFWLKPAVVLLAVPLYRNWDRIRSQWLPVVLSQLAGSVTGIVTGVYFAKWLGASREVILSLASKSVTNPIAIEITASIGGIPAITAATVIIAGLFGQMVGYKVLKGALYMPSSVGMSLGTASHAMGIAASLEYGRRMAAYAGLGLTLNGVLTAILVPILIPLLGV from the coding sequence ATGAACATAGACGGGCTGTTGCGTATGCCCTCGGTCATGTTGTTCCTGACTTTGGCCGTATATGCTTTGGCAGTGCAGATTCGGGCGCGCACGGGGAATGTGCTGTGTAATCCGGTATTGATCAGTACGCTGGTGTTGATGGGGTATTTGAAGGTATTTGCCATCGATTACGAGCTGTACCATTCTGCTTCTCACTTTATTGATTTTTGGTTGAAACCGGCAGTCGTGTTGCTGGCCGTGCCGCTTTATCGAAATTGGGACCGTATCCGCAGCCAGTGGTTGCCGGTGGTGCTGTCGCAGTTGGCGGGCAGCGTGACAGGTATTGTTACGGGCGTGTATTTTGCCAAATGGCTGGGCGCTTCGCGCGAAGTGATTCTGTCGCTGGCTTCTAAATCCGTGACGAATCCGATTGCGATTGAAATCACGGCGTCTATCGGCGGTATTCCGGCGATTACGGCAGCAACGGTGATTATTGCCGGGCTTTTTGGACAGATGGTCGGATATAAAGTGTTGAAAGGGGCGTTGTATATGCCTTCTTCAGTAGGAATGTCTTTGGGTACGGCCTCACATGCGATGGGTATTGCGGCGTCTTTGGAATACGGCCGCCGTATGGCCGCATATGCCGGTTTGGGCTTGACGCTCAACGGCGTGTTGACGGCGATATTGGTGCCTATCTTGATTCCCTTATTGGGCGTATAG
- a CDS encoding CidA/LrgA family protein, with protein MNIIRALLVVLGCLALGETAVWILGLKLPGSIVGMALLFAALQAGWVKLSWVGELADILMANLTLFLVPPCVAVISYLDVIANDWFSILTATIGSTICVLLVTGKVHEWVRRWM; from the coding sequence ATGAATATTATTCGTGCCTTATTGGTGGTATTGGGTTGCCTGGCTTTGGGCGAGACGGCCGTTTGGATTTTGGGGTTGAAGCTGCCGGGCAGTATTGTCGGCATGGCTTTGCTGTTTGCCGCGCTTCAGGCCGGCTGGGTCAAATTGTCTTGGGTGGGAGAGCTGGCAGATATTTTGATGGCGAACCTGACTTTGTTTTTGGTGCCGCCTTGCGTGGCCGTCATCAGCTATTTGGACGTGATTGCAAACGACTGGTTTTCGATTTTGACGGCCACAATCGGCAGTACGATCTGCGTATTGTTGGTGACCGGCAAAGTGCATGAGTGGGTCAGGAGGTGGATGTGA
- a CDS encoding HesA/MoeB/ThiF family protein has product MNDQQLLRFSRHILLDEIGIEGQEKLLAAHALVVGCGGLGAAALPYLAAAGIGRLTIADADTIDETNLQRQITFTEADIGKNKALVMQGRLKQINSQTHITAIAEFLDEAKLVELANAADIILDCSDNYPTRQAVNRAAVATRTPLVSAAAVGFDGQIAVYRPDLPDTPCYACLFDGEQASDGACALFGVFSPLVGVIGTTQAAEALKVLIGIGTPSHGKLSTYNALSGKWQQYGVRRNPECPVCGGR; this is encoded by the coding sequence ATGAACGATCAACAACTTTTGCGGTTCAGCCGCCATATCCTGCTTGACGAAATTGGTATCGAAGGCCAAGAAAAACTCTTGGCCGCCCATGCGCTCGTTGTCGGTTGCGGCGGGCTGGGTGCGGCGGCCTTGCCGTATCTTGCCGCCGCCGGTATCGGCCGCCTGACGATTGCCGATGCCGATACTATCGACGAAACCAACCTTCAACGCCAAATCACGTTTACCGAAGCCGACATCGGTAAAAACAAGGCTTTGGTCATGCAAGGCCGTCTGAAACAGATCAACAGCCAAACACATATTACCGCCATTGCCGAATTTCTCGATGAAGCCAAGCTTGTCGAATTGGCAAATGCCGCCGACATCATTCTTGATTGTTCCGACAATTATCCCACACGCCAGGCGGTCAACCGTGCCGCCGTTGCCACGCGCACGCCTTTGGTTTCCGCCGCGGCCGTCGGCTTTGACGGACAAATTGCCGTGTACCGTCCCGATCTTCCTGATACGCCTTGCTATGCCTGTCTGTTTGACGGCGAACAAGCCAGCGACGGCGCTTGTGCATTGTTCGGCGTTTTTTCACCATTGGTCGGCGTTATCGGAACGACCCAAGCCGCCGAAGCGCTTAAAGTGCTGATCGGTATCGGTACGCCGTCGCACGGCAAACTTTCCACCTATAACGCGTTGAGTGGAAAATGGCAGCAATACGGGGTAAGACGTAATCCCGAATGCCCGGTTTGCGGCGGCCGTTAA
- a CDS encoding cyclic pyranopterin monophosphate synthase MoaC has protein sequence MIEFPNQPDFPEQHTAVAVGTVNMSQQAIRVLIENATEKASILTIARVAAIQSIKQTANLIPLHLPGRIIGVQVDFDINVELACLKATLTVQAHSNGSIATEALTGLNLALLSVYDMMKDVDRNMMLSGIRLESETSSEGRPFLFDNAYENINF, from the coding sequence ATGATTGAATTTCCCAACCAGCCCGATTTTCCTGAACAACACACCGCCGTCGCCGTCGGCACCGTCAACATGAGCCAGCAGGCGATACGGGTGTTGATAGAGAATGCCACCGAAAAGGCAAGTATCCTGACCATCGCCCGCGTTGCCGCCATTCAGAGCATCAAACAGACCGCCAACCTGATTCCGCTGCACCTGCCCGGACGCATCATCGGCGTGCAGGTTGATTTCGATATTAACGTTGAGCTGGCCTGCCTGAAAGCCACATTAACCGTCCAAGCGCACAGCAACGGCAGCATTGCCACCGAAGCCCTGACCGGCCTCAATTTGGCACTCTTGAGCGTTTACGACATGATGAAAGACGTTGACCGCAATATGATGCTCAGCGGCATCCGCCTCGAATCCGAAACCAGCAGCGAAGGCCGTCCTTTCCTGTTTGACAACGCATACGAAAATATTAATTTCTAA
- the ppc gene encoding phosphoenolpyruvate carboxylase → MQLHILNNPKDAALAADAEFLKQSLFNLLHEEASPLVVETVKLLSTSDDSAALIEKVLPQLDEQQTHDLTLACGLFAQILNIAEDVHHERRRQIHEDAGHSAAEGSLTETVRKLKAGKVNGKAVQQQLDNTVVTAVLTAHPTEVQRQTVLSFNRRIRALLPQRERCTNPDALAQLRREIDTVLLGLWQTSETRRHKLSVNDEINNGVSIFPMSFFEALPKLYRTMERDFQTAYPGVRVPNILKIGGWIGGDRDGNPFVSAETLRFAFRRHADAVFRFYRGELDKLYRELPLSIRRVKVNDDVMALSAQSPDEEIARAEEPYRRAIAYIMARAMGKARSLGLGMGCKFGFLEPYATVEEFLNDLKKLQRSLHENGSQLLAEGRLADIIRSVSVFGFHMMPLDLRQHAGKHADVVAELFQHAGLEDYNSLNEEQKQAALLRELSHQRPLYSPFITYSDHTRHELAILNEARKIKDEFGEDAVTQSIISNCEQPSDLLALALLLKESGLLTVENGKPRSRINIVPLFETIEALENACPVMETMFRLDWYDALLESRGNIQEIMLGYSDSNKDGGYVTSSWCLYQAELGLVELFKKYDVRMRLFHGRGGSVGRGGGPSYQAILAQPAGSVAGQIRITEQGEVITAKYADPGNAQRNLETLVAATLEASILPDKKDPDAKLMQDLSDVSFKYYRELITHPDFIDYFLQTSPIQEIATLNLGSRPASRKTLARIQDLRAIPWVFSWMQNRLMLPAWYGFGSAVETLCEGKPETLSALREHAQNNPFFQAMLSNMEQVMAKTDITLAENYAGLSESPDKAKVIFGMIKEEYQRSRKALLDLLQTEELLRDNRSLARSLALRIPYLNALNGLQVAMLKRLRKEPDNPHALLMVHLTINGVAQGLRNTG, encoded by the coding sequence ATGCAACTGCATATCTTAAATAATCCAAAAGATGCCGCTCTGGCGGCGGATGCGGAATTTTTAAAACAGTCTCTTTTCAATCTGCTGCATGAGGAAGCGTCGCCTTTGGTGGTCGAAACCGTTAAGTTATTATCGACTTCAGACGACAGCGCTGCCCTAATTGAGAAGGTGTTGCCGCAATTGGACGAACAACAAACCCACGATTTAACCTTAGCCTGCGGCCTGTTCGCACAGATTTTGAACATCGCCGAAGACGTGCACCACGAACGCCGCCGCCAAATCCACGAAGATGCCGGCCACAGCGCAGCAGAAGGCAGTCTGACGGAAACAGTGCGCAAGCTCAAAGCCGGAAAAGTCAACGGCAAAGCGGTGCAACAACAACTGGACAACACGGTCGTTACCGCCGTTTTGACCGCGCACCCGACCGAGGTGCAACGCCAAACCGTCTTGAGCTTCAACCGCCGCATCCGCGCGCTGCTGCCGCAACGCGAACGCTGCACTAATCCTGATGCACTGGCTCAATTGCGCCGCGAAATCGACACAGTCCTTTTGGGCTTGTGGCAGACCAGCGAAACGCGCCGCCACAAACTTAGCGTCAACGACGAGATCAACAACGGTGTATCCATCTTCCCGATGAGCTTCTTTGAAGCCCTGCCTAAACTCTACCGCACAATGGAACGCGATTTTCAGACGGCCTATCCCGGCGTCCGCGTTCCGAATATCCTTAAAATCGGCGGCTGGATCGGCGGCGACCGCGACGGCAACCCGTTCGTTTCTGCCGAAACCTTGCGTTTTGCGTTCAGACGGCATGCCGACGCCGTATTCCGTTTCTATCGCGGCGAACTCGACAAACTCTACCGCGAATTGCCGCTCTCCATCCGCCGCGTCAAAGTCAATGACGATGTGATGGCACTTTCCGCCCAGTCTCCCGATGAAGAAATCGCCCGCGCCGAAGAACCCTACCGCCGCGCCATCGCCTACATCATGGCACGCGCTATGGGCAAGGCACGTTCACTCGGTTTGGGCATGGGCTGCAAATTCGGCTTCCTCGAGCCTTATGCCACGGTTGAAGAGTTCCTCAACGACCTGAAAAAACTGCAACGCTCGCTCCACGAAAACGGCAGCCAACTGCTGGCAGAAGGCCGTCTGGCCGACATTATCCGCAGCGTGTCCGTGTTCGGTTTCCACATGATGCCGCTCGACCTGCGCCAACACGCAGGCAAACACGCCGATGTGGTTGCCGAGCTTTTCCAACACGCAGGTTTGGAAGACTACAACAGCCTGAACGAAGAGCAAAAACAAGCCGCCCTGTTGCGCGAATTGAGCCATCAACGCCCGTTGTACAGCCCGTTCATCACATACAGCGACCATACCCGCCACGAGCTGGCAATTCTCAACGAAGCACGCAAAATCAAAGACGAATTCGGCGAAGATGCCGTGACGCAAAGCATTATTTCCAACTGCGAACAACCCAGCGACCTACTCGCCTTGGCATTGCTGCTGAAAGAAAGCGGCCTGTTGACGGTTGAAAACGGCAAACCGCGCAGCCGCATCAACATCGTGCCTCTGTTTGAAACCATCGAAGCGCTCGAAAACGCCTGTCCGGTCATGGAAACCATGTTCCGCCTCGACTGGTATGACGCCCTGCTCGAAAGTCGCGGCAACATCCAAGAAATCATGCTCGGCTACTCCGACTCCAACAAAGACGGCGGCTACGTTACCAGCTCATGGTGTCTGTATCAGGCCGAATTGGGCTTGGTCGAACTCTTCAAAAAATACGATGTACGCATGCGCCTGTTCCACGGCCGCGGCGGCAGCGTAGGCCGCGGCGGCGGCCCGTCTTACCAAGCCATTTTGGCGCAACCCGCAGGCAGCGTTGCCGGACAAATCCGCATTACCGAGCAAGGCGAAGTCATTACCGCCAAATACGCCGACCCGGGCAATGCCCAACGCAACTTGGAAACCTTGGTCGCCGCGACTTTGGAAGCCAGCATCCTGCCGGACAAAAAAGACCCTGATGCCAAACTGATGCAGGATTTGTCGGACGTATCGTTCAAATACTACCGCGAACTGATTACCCACCCCGACTTCATCGACTACTTCCTGCAAACTAGCCCGATTCAGGAAATCGCCACCCTCAACCTCGGCAGCCGTCCCGCCAGCCGCAAAACCCTAGCGCGGATTCAGGACTTGCGCGCGATTCCGTGGGTATTCTCCTGGATGCAAAACCGCCTCATGCTGCCGGCTTGGTACGGTTTCGGCAGCGCAGTGGAAACCTTGTGCGAAGGCAAACCCGAAACCCTCTCCGCCCTGCGCGAACACGCCCAAAACAACCCGTTCTTCCAAGCCATGCTCTCCAATATGGAACAAGTGATGGCAAAAACCGACATCACTTTGGCGGAAAACTATGCCGGCTTGAGCGAATCGCCCGACAAAGCAAAAGTCATCTTCGGCATGATCAAGGAAGAATACCAACGCAGCCGCAAAGCACTGCTCGACCTGCTGCAAACCGAAGAGCTTCTGCGCGACAACCGCAGCCTTGCCCGTTCGCTTGCCTTGAGGATTCCATACCTGAACGCCCTCAACGGCCTGCAAGTCGCCATGCTCAAACGCCTACGCAAAGAGCCCGACAATCCGCACGCCCTGCTGATGGTTCACCTGACCATCAACGGCGTAGCGCAAGGTTTGCGTAATACCGGTTAA
- the ychF gene encoding redox-regulated ATPase YchF: protein MSLKCGIVGLPNVGKSTLFNALTQSGIEAANYPFCTIEPNVGIVEVPDPRMAELAKIVNPQKMQPAIVEFVDIAGLVAGASKGEGLGNQFLANIRETDAIVNVVRCFDDDNIVHVAGKVDPIADIETIGTELALADLASVEKAIVREEKRARSGDKDAQKLVELCKKLLPHLDEGKPVRSFGLDAEELAMLKPLFLLTAKPAMYVGNVSEDGFENNPHLDRLKELAEKENAPVVAVCAAMESEIAELEDDEKAEFLAEMGLEEPGLNRLIRAGYDLLGLQTYFTAGVKEVRAWTIHKGDTAPQAAGVIHTDFERGFIRAQVISYEDFIALGGEAKAKEAGKMRVEGKEYVVQDGDVMHFLFNV from the coding sequence ATGAGCTTGAAATGCGGCATCGTCGGTTTGCCCAACGTCGGCAAATCCACCCTCTTTAACGCGCTGACCCAATCGGGTATCGAAGCGGCAAACTATCCTTTCTGTACCATCGAACCCAACGTCGGCATCGTTGAAGTCCCCGACCCGCGCATGGCGGAGCTCGCGAAAATCGTCAATCCGCAAAAAATGCAGCCCGCCATCGTCGAGTTCGTCGACATTGCCGGTTTGGTTGCAGGCGCGAGCAAAGGCGAAGGCTTGGGCAACCAGTTCCTCGCCAACATCCGCGAGACTGACGCGATTGTTAACGTCGTGCGCTGCTTTGACGACGACAACATCGTCCACGTCGCAGGCAAAGTCGATCCGATTGCCGACATCGAAACCATCGGCACCGAACTAGCGCTTGCCGACCTCGCCAGCGTCGAAAAAGCCATCGTCCGCGAAGAAAAACGCGCCCGCTCAGGCGACAAAGATGCGCAAAAACTGGTCGAACTGTGCAAAAAACTGCTGCCGCATCTGGACGAAGGCAAACCCGTCCGCTCCTTCGGTTTGGACGCGGAAGAACTCGCCATGCTCAAGCCACTGTTCCTGCTGACCGCCAAACCCGCCATGTATGTCGGCAACGTTTCCGAAGACGGTTTTGAAAATAACCCGCACCTCGACCGCCTGAAAGAATTGGCTGAAAAAGAAAACGCGCCGGTTGTGGCCGTATGCGCCGCGATGGAAAGCGAAATCGCCGAATTGGAAGACGACGAAAAAGCCGAATTCCTCGCCGAAATGGGCTTGGAAGAACCGGGCCTGAACCGCCTGATTCGTGCCGGCTACGACCTCTTGGGCCTGCAAACCTACTTCACTGCCGGCGTCAAAGAAGTCCGCGCTTGGACCATCCACAAAGGCGACACCGCGCCACAAGCCGCCGGCGTGATTCACACCGACTTTGAACGCGGCTTCATCCGTGCCCAAGTTATCTCCTACGAAGACTTCATCGCTTTAGGCGGCGAAGCCAAAGCCAAAGAAGCAGGCAAAATGCGTGTGGAAGGCAAAGAATACGTCGTACAAGACGGCGATGTGATGCACTTCCTGTTTAACGTATAA